One Cellulomonas sp. NS3 genomic region harbors:
- the rapZ gene encoding RNase adapter RapZ, with the protein MSDEPSPITVPSGIPALEAAAEAPRLIAPQVLIITGMSGAGRTRAAAVLEDLDWYVVDNLPAQMLVHLVGLVAKGGPGGGQQRIAAVVDVRTREFFADLAEVLAGLRATGTDYRILFLDSSDEVLVRRFEQVRRPHPLQGDGRILDGIEAERALLADIRERADVLIDTSELSVHDLAREVRSAVTGDGEDVLRVNIVSFGFKYGLPLDADHVVDVRFLSNPYWITELRHLTGRDEPVRNYVLGLPGATDFVDRYASALEPVLAGYLHEEKRYVTIAVGCTGGKHRSVAVSDALARRLRERGQRVTVTARDLGKE; encoded by the coding sequence ATGAGCGACGAGCCCTCGCCGATCACCGTCCCCTCCGGGATCCCCGCCCTCGAGGCGGCCGCGGAGGCGCCGCGCCTGATCGCTCCCCAGGTCCTGATCATCACGGGCATGTCCGGCGCCGGCCGCACCCGCGCCGCGGCGGTGCTGGAGGACCTCGACTGGTACGTCGTCGACAACCTCCCGGCGCAGATGCTCGTCCACCTCGTCGGTCTCGTGGCGAAGGGCGGCCCAGGCGGCGGCCAGCAGCGGATCGCGGCGGTCGTCGACGTGCGGACGCGGGAGTTCTTCGCGGACCTCGCCGAGGTGCTCGCCGGGCTGCGCGCGACCGGCACCGACTACCGGATCCTCTTCCTCGACTCCTCCGACGAGGTCCTGGTCCGCCGCTTCGAGCAGGTGCGCCGGCCGCACCCGCTCCAGGGCGACGGGCGGATCCTCGACGGGATCGAGGCCGAGCGCGCGCTCCTCGCGGACATCCGCGAGCGCGCCGACGTGCTGATCGACACCTCCGAGCTGAGCGTCCACGACCTCGCGCGCGAGGTGCGCTCGGCGGTCACGGGCGACGGCGAGGACGTGCTGCGCGTCAACATCGTGTCGTTCGGCTTCAAGTACGGCCTGCCGCTCGACGCCGACCACGTCGTCGACGTCCGCTTCCTGTCCAACCCGTACTGGATCACCGAGCTGCGCCACCTCACCGGCCGGGACGAGCCCGTCCGCAACTACGTGCTGGGGCTGCCGGGCGCGACCGACTTCGTCGACCGCTACGCGTCCGCGCTGGAGCCGGTGCTCGCCGGCTACCTGCACGAGGAGAAGCGCTACGTCACGATCGCCGTCGGCTGCACGGGCGGCAAGCACCGCTCCGTGGCGGTCAGCGACGCGCTCGCCCGCCGCCTGCGGGAGCGGGGTCAGCGCGTGACCGTGACCGCGCGCGACCTCGGCAAGGAATGA
- the uvrC gene encoding excinuclease ABC subunit UvrC produces MADPATYRPAPGEIPDSPGVYRFRDEHGRVIYVGKAKSLRSRLNSYFQDVAGLHQRTQQMVTTAASVQWTVVGTEVEALALEYSWIKEFDPRFNVKYRDDKSYPYLAVTLADKFPRVQVMRGAKRAGTRYFGPYAHAWAIRETVDLLLRVFPVRTCSAGVFKRANQQGRPCLLGYIDKCSAPCVGRISPEDHADLARDFCDFMAGDTAKFTRRLTTRMREAAAELDYEQAARLRDDIAALERATERNAVVLADGTDADIFALVGDELEAAVQVFHVRDGRIRGQRGWVVEKVEDVTDAELVEHLLQQVYGDEVLAGPGPGAAEVRESRAVPREVLVPVLPPDVPGVQAWLTGLRGSRVEVRVPQRGDKRELAETVRRNAEHALALHRTRRAGDLTTRSQALREIQEALDLPTAPLRIECYDVSHNQGTYQVASMVVFEDGMARKSEYRQFSIRGPEGEGARDDTAAMHEVITRRFRRYLAERAESGDMDLGQGMPDEDDDEALRRSGPVDATTGRPQRFAYPPNLVVVDGGPPQVAAAAAALAELGIDDVALCGLAKRLEEVWVPGDDYPVILQRSSEGLYLLQRLRDEAHRFAITAHRKRRSKGMTVSALDSVPGLGPARSAALLKQFGSLKRLKAASVEEIMSVPGMGERTAAAVVAALGGGGAGDAVAAAEAGAAPSGGVAADDAHGVVASASPTGRG; encoded by the coding sequence ATGGCCGATCCCGCGACCTACCGTCCTGCCCCGGGCGAGATCCCCGACTCCCCGGGCGTCTACCGCTTCCGTGACGAGCACGGCCGGGTCATCTACGTCGGCAAGGCGAAGAGCCTGCGCTCGCGCCTCAACAGCTACTTCCAGGACGTCGCGGGCCTGCACCAGCGCACGCAGCAGATGGTCACCACGGCGGCCTCCGTGCAGTGGACGGTCGTCGGCACCGAGGTCGAGGCGCTCGCGCTCGAGTACTCCTGGATCAAGGAGTTCGACCCGCGGTTCAACGTCAAGTACCGCGACGACAAGAGCTACCCGTACCTCGCGGTCACGCTGGCGGACAAGTTCCCGCGCGTGCAGGTCATGCGCGGGGCCAAGCGGGCGGGGACCCGGTACTTCGGGCCGTACGCGCACGCGTGGGCGATCCGCGAGACCGTCGACCTGCTGCTGCGGGTGTTCCCCGTGCGGACGTGCTCGGCCGGGGTCTTCAAGCGCGCGAACCAGCAGGGCCGCCCGTGCCTGCTCGGGTACATCGACAAGTGCTCGGCGCCGTGCGTCGGGCGGATCTCGCCCGAGGACCACGCGGACCTCGCGCGCGACTTCTGCGACTTCATGGCGGGTGACACCGCCAAGTTCACGCGCCGGCTGACGACGCGCATGCGCGAGGCGGCGGCGGAGCTCGACTACGAGCAGGCGGCCCGGCTCCGGGACGACATCGCGGCGCTCGAGCGGGCGACCGAGCGCAACGCCGTGGTGCTCGCCGACGGCACGGACGCGGACATCTTCGCCCTCGTCGGCGACGAGCTCGAGGCCGCCGTGCAGGTGTTCCACGTGCGCGACGGGCGCATCCGCGGCCAGCGCGGCTGGGTCGTCGAGAAGGTCGAGGACGTCACCGACGCCGAGCTCGTCGAGCACCTGCTCCAGCAGGTCTACGGCGACGAGGTGCTCGCCGGCCCCGGACCGGGCGCCGCCGAGGTGCGCGAGTCGCGCGCCGTGCCCCGGGAGGTGCTCGTCCCCGTGCTGCCTCCGGACGTCCCCGGTGTGCAGGCGTGGCTCACGGGGCTGCGGGGGAGCCGGGTCGAGGTCCGCGTGCCGCAGCGCGGCGACAAGCGGGAGCTCGCGGAGACGGTGCGACGCAACGCCGAGCACGCGCTCGCGCTGCACCGCACCCGCCGCGCGGGTGACCTCACGACGCGCAGCCAGGCGCTCCGCGAGATCCAGGAGGCGCTCGACCTGCCGACCGCGCCGCTGCGCATCGAGTGCTACGACGTCTCGCACAACCAGGGGACGTACCAGGTCGCGTCGATGGTGGTCTTCGAGGACGGCATGGCGCGCAAGAGCGAGTACCGCCAGTTCTCGATCCGGGGCCCGGAGGGCGAGGGCGCGCGCGACGACACGGCCGCGATGCACGAGGTGATCACCCGGCGGTTCCGGCGCTACCTCGCCGAGCGTGCCGAGTCGGGCGACATGGACCTGGGCCAGGGCATGCCCGACGAGGACGACGACGAGGCGCTGCGCCGCTCCGGACCGGTCGACGCCACGACCGGCCGCCCGCAGCGGTTCGCGTACCCGCCGAACCTCGTGGTCGTCGACGGCGGCCCGCCGCAGGTCGCCGCCGCCGCGGCCGCGCTCGCGGAGCTCGGCATCGACGACGTCGCGCTGTGCGGGCTCGCGAAGCGGCTCGAGGAGGTCTGGGTGCCGGGCGACGACTACCCGGTGATCCTGCAGCGCAGCTCGGAGGGCCTCTACCTGCTCCAGCGCCTGCGCGACGAGGCGCACCGGTTCGCGATCACGGCGCACCGCAAGCGGCGCAGCAAGGGCATGACCGTCTCGGCGCTCGACTCGGTGCCGGGTCTCGGGCCCGCGCGCTCGGCCGCGCTGCTCAAGCAGTTCGGCTCCCTCAAGCGGCTCAAGGCGGCCTCGGTCGAGGAGATCATGTCGGTGCCGGGGATGGGGGAGCGCACGGCCGCGGCGGTGGTCGCGGCCCTCGGCGGCGGTGGGGCCGGCGACGCGGTGGCTGCCGCGGAGGCCGGCGCGGCGCCGTCGGGTGGCGTTGCGGCGGACGACGCGCACGGCGTGGTCGCGTCCGCGTCCCCGACGGGCCGCGGGTGA
- a CDS encoding OsmC family protein, with the protein MGPLHTFAAEVVWTGAGTSGTTSYTAYGREHEVLIGDKPPLPGSSDPAFRGDPDRYSPEELLVAAVAQCHMLWFLHLAATAGVVVTGYRDSASGTMRVEAAGHGQFTEVVLRPRVTVAAGTAEPGSDLADLHARAHEHCFIARSVNFPVRHAPTPVHVGPPGAAVDVGGAPVPRGVLG; encoded by the coding sequence ATGGGACCCCTTCACACGTTCGCCGCCGAGGTCGTCTGGACGGGCGCCGGCACGAGCGGGACGACGAGCTACACCGCGTACGGCCGCGAGCACGAGGTGCTGATCGGGGACAAGCCCCCGCTCCCCGGGTCCTCGGACCCGGCGTTCCGCGGCGACCCCGACCGCTACAGCCCCGAGGAGCTGCTCGTCGCGGCGGTCGCGCAGTGCCACATGCTCTGGTTCCTGCACCTCGCCGCGACGGCCGGGGTCGTCGTCACCGGGTACCGGGACAGCGCGAGCGGGACGATGCGCGTCGAGGCGGCCGGGCACGGGCAGTTCACGGAGGTCGTCCTGCGTCCGCGCGTGACCGTGGCGGCGGGGACCGCGGAACCCGGGTCCGACCTCGCCGACCTGCACGCCCGCGCGCACGAGCACTGCTTCATCGCGCGCTCGGTGAACTTCCCCGTGCGGCACGCGCCGACCCCGGTGCACGTCGGCCCGCCCGGCGCGGCGGTCGACGTGGGCGGCGCGCCCGTGCCGCGCGGCGTCCTCGGCTGA
- the uvrA gene encoding excinuclease ABC subunit UvrA, whose translation MNDRLVVQGAREHNLRNVDLDLPRDSLIVFTGLSGSGKSSLAFDTIFAEGQRRYVESLSAYARQFLGQMDKPDVDFIEGLSPAVSIDQKSTNRNPRSTVGTITEVYDYLRLLFARAGTQHCPVCGERVTAQTPQQIVDRLLELPEGTRYQVLAPVVRGRKGEYADLFKELQAKGFARARVDGEVVQLTSPPTLEKKLKHDIEVVVDRLVAREGVQRRLTDSVETALGLAGGLLVAEMVDAGADDPERERRFSEHRACPNDHQLTLEEIEPRTFSFNAPYGACPECTGIGSRLEVDPDLVIPDEDLSLADGAVAPWSQVSSEYFTRVLTALASDLGFSMDAPWRALPERAKKAVLYGENHEVHVKYRNRWGRERQYSTGFEGVVTFLERRYAETESEWSKEKYEAYMREVPCPVCDGARLKPEVLAVRVGGHSIAEVCALPIREARDFLDALQLSEREAAIATQVLKEIQARLGFLLDVGLDYLSLMRPAATLSGGEAQRIRLATQIGSGLVGVLYVLDEPSIGLHQRDNRRLIDTLTRLRDLGNTLIVVEHDEDTIRTADWIVDIGPGAGEHGGRVVHSGDLEGLLASPESVTGAYLSGRRSIPMPATRRKVDPKRKVTVVGAREHNLTGIDVSFPLGTLTAVTGVSGSGKSTLVNSILYTVMANELNGARQVAGRHKRVTGLEHLDKVVHVDQGPIGRTPRSNPATYTGVWDHVRKLFAETTEAKVRGYTPGRFSFNVKGGRCEACSGDGTLKIEMNFLPDVYVPCEVCHGARYNRETLEVHFKGKTVADVLAMPIEEAAEFFAAVPSISRHLRTLVDVGLGYVRLGQPAPTLSGGEAQRVKLATELQRRSTGRTVYVLDEPTTGLHFEDIRKLLAMLQSLVDKGNSVIVIEHNLDVIKNADWVIDMGPEGGSGGGKVVAEGTPERVAQVAASHTGRFLAEVLEPEARLASA comes from the coding sequence GTGAATGATCGTCTGGTGGTCCAGGGGGCCCGCGAGCACAACCTCCGCAACGTCGACCTCGACCTCCCGCGGGACAGCCTCATCGTCTTCACCGGGCTCTCCGGCTCGGGCAAGTCGTCGCTCGCGTTCGACACGATCTTCGCCGAGGGTCAGCGACGCTACGTCGAGTCCCTCTCGGCGTACGCGCGGCAGTTCCTCGGGCAGATGGACAAGCCCGACGTCGACTTCATCGAGGGCCTCTCGCCCGCGGTCTCGATCGACCAGAAGTCGACCAACCGCAACCCTCGGTCGACCGTCGGCACGATCACCGAGGTCTACGACTACCTGCGCCTGCTGTTCGCCCGCGCCGGGACCCAGCACTGCCCGGTGTGCGGCGAGCGGGTCACCGCGCAGACGCCCCAGCAGATCGTCGACCGCCTGCTCGAGCTCCCCGAGGGGACGCGCTACCAGGTCCTCGCGCCGGTCGTGCGCGGGCGCAAGGGCGAGTACGCGGACCTGTTCAAGGAGCTCCAGGCCAAGGGCTTCGCGCGTGCCCGCGTCGACGGCGAGGTCGTCCAGCTCACGAGCCCCCCGACGCTCGAGAAGAAGCTCAAGCACGACATCGAGGTGGTCGTCGACCGCCTCGTGGCGCGTGAGGGCGTGCAGCGCCGGCTCACCGACTCGGTCGAGACCGCCCTCGGCCTGGCGGGCGGCCTGCTCGTCGCCGAGATGGTCGACGCCGGCGCGGACGACCCGGAGCGCGAGCGCCGGTTCTCCGAGCACCGGGCGTGCCCGAACGACCACCAGCTCACGCTCGAGGAGATCGAGCCGCGCACGTTCTCGTTCAACGCCCCCTACGGCGCGTGCCCCGAGTGCACGGGCATCGGCTCGCGGCTCGAGGTCGACCCCGACCTCGTCATCCCCGACGAGGACCTGTCGCTCGCCGACGGCGCGGTCGCGCCCTGGTCCCAGGTCTCGAGCGAGTACTTCACGCGCGTCCTGACCGCGCTCGCGAGCGACCTCGGCTTCTCGATGGACGCCCCGTGGCGGGCGCTGCCGGAGCGCGCGAAGAAGGCCGTGCTGTACGGCGAGAACCACGAGGTGCACGTCAAGTACCGCAACCGCTGGGGCCGTGAGCGGCAGTACTCGACCGGGTTCGAGGGCGTCGTGACGTTCCTCGAGCGGCGCTACGCCGAGACCGAGTCGGAGTGGAGCAAGGAGAAGTACGAGGCCTACATGCGCGAGGTCCCGTGCCCCGTGTGCGACGGTGCGCGGCTCAAGCCGGAGGTGCTCGCGGTCCGGGTCGGCGGCCACTCGATCGCCGAGGTCTGCGCGCTGCCGATCCGCGAGGCGCGCGACTTCCTCGACGCGCTCCAGCTCAGCGAGCGCGAGGCGGCGATCGCGACGCAGGTGCTCAAGGAGATCCAGGCCCGGCTCGGCTTCCTGCTCGACGTCGGCCTCGACTACCTCTCGCTCATGCGCCCCGCGGCGACGCTCTCGGGCGGTGAGGCCCAGCGCATCCGCCTCGCGACGCAGATCGGCTCGGGTCTCGTGGGCGTGCTGTACGTCCTGGACGAGCCGAGCATCGGGCTGCACCAGCGCGACAACCGCCGCCTCATCGACACGCTCACGCGCCTGCGCGACCTCGGCAACACGCTGATCGTCGTCGAGCACGACGAGGACACCATCCGCACGGCCGACTGGATCGTCGACATCGGCCCGGGCGCGGGCGAGCACGGCGGCCGCGTCGTGCACTCGGGCGACCTCGAGGGGCTCCTGGCGTCGCCCGAGTCGGTCACGGGCGCCTACCTGTCCGGCCGTCGCTCGATCCCGATGCCGGCCACGCGCCGCAAGGTCGACCCCAAGCGCAAGGTCACGGTCGTGGGGGCGCGCGAGCACAACCTGACCGGCATCGACGTCTCGTTCCCGCTCGGGACCCTCACGGCCGTCACCGGCGTCTCGGGCTCGGGCAAGTCGACGCTCGTCAACTCGATCCTCTACACTGTCATGGCGAACGAGCTCAACGGCGCACGCCAGGTCGCCGGCCGGCACAAGCGGGTGACCGGGCTCGAGCATCTCGACAAGGTCGTGCACGTCGACCAGGGGCCGATCGGGCGCACCCCGCGGTCCAACCCCGCGACGTACACCGGCGTGTGGGACCACGTCCGCAAGCTGTTCGCCGAGACGACCGAGGCCAAGGTCCGCGGGTACACCCCGGGGCGGTTCTCGTTCAACGTCAAGGGCGGGCGCTGCGAGGCGTGCTCGGGCGACGGCACGCTGAAGATCGAGATGAACTTCCTGCCCGACGTCTACGTGCCGTGCGAGGTCTGCCACGGCGCGCGGTACAACCGCGAGACGCTCGAGGTGCACTTCAAGGGCAAGACCGTCGCCGACGTCCTCGCGATGCCGATCGAGGAGGCCGCGGAGTTCTTCGCCGCCGTCCCGTCGATCTCCCGGCACCTGCGCACGCTCGTGGACGTCGGCCTCGGCTACGTGCGCCTCGGCCAGCCGGCCCCGACGCTGTCGGGCGGCGAGGCGCAGCGCGTCAAGCTCGCGACCGAGCTGCAGCGGCGCTCGACGGGCCGCACGGTCTACGTGCTCGACGAGCCGACGACGGGTCTGCACTTCGAGGACATCCGCAAGCTGCTCGCGATGCTGCAGTCGCTCGTCGACAAGGGCAACAGCGTCATCGTGATCGAGCACAACCTCGACGTCATCAAGAACGCCGACTGGGTCATCGACATGGGACCCGAGGGCGGCAGCGGTGGCGGCAAGGTCGTCGCCGAGGGGACCCCCGAGCGCGTCGCGCAGGTCGCGGCGAGCCACACCGGCCGGTTCCTCGCCGAGGTGCTCGAGCCGGAGGCGCGGCTCGCGTCCGCCTGA
- a CDS encoding glycoside hydrolase family 15 protein — MRPHTPPPIGDYAVLGDGHTAALVSRRGSVDWLCLPRFDSPASFAALLGTREHGRWLLTVPDATEVSRTYVEDSFVLRTTYTSPTGTAVVTDAMPVGDGRADLVRRVECTAGTVAVEHEWVVRFGYGAIVPWVHHVHDVNGVEGIQAVAGPDSLLLRGDRLPVPHGRVHRDEFELAAGESVELAVTWTRSWDEVPRRLTIPDRVDATLGAWGEWARRCDYTGSYRPQVVRSLLVLRLLTHAETGGIVAAPTTSLPEDFGGERNWDYRFCWLRDAAMTLEALLEHGYRDEATAWRGWLLRAVAGDPADLQIMYGVDGGRDLPERTLDHLPGYAGSRPVRIGNAAVGQTQNDVLGEVMCALHEARAGGLAESDDSWAMQRHLVRDLITSWREPDRGIWEVRGEPRHFTHSKVMSWAALDRAVRAVEDHGLPGPVDEWRRERDAVHADVLEHGWDEELGTFVQHYGATHTDAALLQMLQVGFLPPDDPRMVSTVAAIRRELEVAPGFLLRYRAERTDDGLAGSEHPFLACSFWLADALARQGDVAGASAALDTLTALGGELGLLAEEYDPVDGRMAGNYPQALSHLALVRAVRSHDRALSGAELQPVGTTLDGAS, encoded by the coding sequence ATGCGCCCCCACACTCCCCCGCCGATCGGTGACTACGCGGTCCTCGGCGACGGGCACACCGCCGCGCTCGTGTCCCGCCGCGGCTCCGTCGACTGGCTCTGCCTGCCCCGGTTCGACTCGCCCGCGTCGTTCGCCGCGCTGCTCGGCACGCGCGAGCACGGGCGGTGGCTGCTCACCGTGCCCGACGCGACCGAGGTGTCCCGCACCTACGTCGAGGACTCCTTCGTCCTGCGGACGACGTACACCTCCCCCACGGGCACCGCGGTCGTGACGGACGCCATGCCCGTCGGTGACGGCCGGGCCGACCTCGTCCGGCGCGTCGAGTGCACCGCAGGCACGGTGGCGGTCGAGCACGAGTGGGTCGTGCGGTTCGGCTACGGCGCGATCGTGCCGTGGGTGCACCACGTCCACGACGTCAACGGCGTCGAGGGCATCCAGGCCGTCGCCGGACCCGACTCGCTCCTCCTGCGCGGGGACCGCCTGCCGGTGCCGCACGGTCGGGTGCACCGCGACGAGTTCGAGCTCGCCGCCGGCGAGAGCGTCGAGCTCGCCGTCACCTGGACGCGCTCGTGGGACGAGGTGCCCCGGCGCCTGACGATCCCCGACCGGGTCGACGCGACGCTCGGCGCGTGGGGCGAGTGGGCGCGGCGCTGCGACTACACCGGCTCCTACCGCCCGCAGGTGGTCCGCTCGCTGCTCGTGCTGCGCCTGCTGACGCACGCCGAGACCGGCGGCATCGTCGCGGCGCCGACCACATCGCTGCCCGAGGACTTCGGCGGCGAGCGGAACTGGGACTACCGGTTCTGCTGGCTGCGGGACGCCGCGATGACGCTCGAGGCGCTGCTCGAGCACGGCTACCGCGACGAGGCGACCGCGTGGCGCGGCTGGCTCCTGCGGGCCGTCGCCGGCGACCCCGCGGACCTGCAGATCATGTACGGCGTCGACGGCGGGCGCGACCTGCCGGAGCGCACGCTCGACCACCTGCCCGGCTACGCGGGCTCACGCCCGGTCCGGATCGGCAACGCGGCCGTCGGGCAGACCCAGAACGACGTGCTGGGCGAGGTGATGTGCGCGCTGCACGAGGCGCGCGCGGGCGGGCTCGCCGAGTCGGACGACTCGTGGGCGATGCAGCGGCACCTCGTCCGGGACCTCATCACGAGCTGGCGCGAGCCGGACCGCGGCATCTGGGAGGTCCGCGGCGAGCCGCGCCACTTCACGCACTCGAAGGTCATGTCGTGGGCCGCGCTCGACCGTGCCGTGCGGGCCGTCGAGGACCACGGCCTGCCGGGTCCCGTCGACGAGTGGCGCCGCGAGCGGGACGCCGTGCACGCGGACGTGCTCGAGCACGGCTGGGACGAGGAGCTCGGGACGTTCGTGCAGCACTACGGCGCGACCCACACCGACGCGGCGCTGCTCCAGATGCTCCAGGTCGGGTTCCTGCCCCCGGACGACCCGCGCATGGTCTCGACCGTGGCCGCGATCCGGCGCGAGCTCGAGGTCGCGCCCGGGTTCCTGCTCCGCTACCGCGCCGAGCGCACCGACGACGGCCTGGCCGGCAGCGAGCACCCGTTCCTGGCGTGCTCGTTCTGGCTGGCCGACGCGCTCGCCCGGCAGGGCGACGTCGCCGGGGCGAGCGCCGCGCTCGACACCCTCACGGCGCTCGGCGGCGAGCTCGGCCTGCTCGCGGAGGAGTACGACCCGGTCGACGGGCGCATGGCCGGCAACTACCCGCAGGCGCTCTCGCACCTGGCCCTCGTGCGCGCCGTCCGCAGCCACGACCGAGCGCTCTCCGGCGCGGAGCTGCAGCCGGTCGGCACCACCCTCGACGGTGCGTCGTGA
- a CDS encoding MBL fold metallo-hydrolase has translation MTYTGDVRPGGPADVRELDEVVLRKLAVGPMANNAYLLTCRRSGAQLLVDAADEPARLAELLHDVSAASRLDLVVTTHQHADHHRALASVVALTGAPVAAGDADADAITAATGVAVQCRLRHGDTLTVGHLVLEVVALRGHTPGSVALAYREPEHVHAEGAVPGRVHLLTGDSLFPGGVGATGGDAARFTALLGDVVDRVFDRFGDDTWVYPGHGADTTLGAERPHLDEWRARGW, from the coding sequence GTGACCTACACCGGCGACGTGCGTCCCGGCGGCCCCGCCGACGTGCGGGAGCTCGACGAGGTCGTGCTCCGCAAGCTCGCCGTCGGGCCGATGGCCAACAACGCCTACCTGCTCACGTGCCGCCGCAGCGGTGCGCAGCTCCTCGTCGACGCCGCCGACGAGCCCGCGCGGCTTGCCGAGCTGCTGCACGACGTCTCCGCGGCGTCGCGGCTCGACCTCGTCGTGACCACGCACCAGCACGCGGACCACCACCGTGCGCTCGCGTCGGTCGTCGCGCTCACGGGCGCACCGGTGGCCGCCGGGGACGCCGACGCCGACGCGATCACGGCCGCGACGGGGGTCGCCGTGCAGTGCCGGCTCCGGCACGGCGACACGCTCACGGTCGGCCACCTCGTCCTCGAGGTCGTCGCGCTGCGCGGGCACACCCCCGGCTCCGTCGCGCTCGCCTACCGCGAGCCGGAGCACGTGCACGCCGAGGGCGCCGTCCCCGGCCGGGTGCACCTGCTCACCGGCGACTCGCTCTTCCCCGGCGGCGTGGGCGCGACGGGAGGGGACGCCGCGCGCTTCACGGCGCTGCTGGGTGACGTCGTCGACCGCGTCTTCGACCGGTTCGGCGACGACACGTGGGTGTACCCGGGGCACGGCGCCGACACCACGCTGGGCGCCGAGCGACCGCACCTCGACGAGTGGCGCGCCCGCGGCTGGTGA
- a CDS encoding aldo/keto reductase: MTTSAPTQPPVPDVALLDGTAVPQLGLGVYKVDDEGARDAVATALAAGYRLVDTARLYGNEVGVGRALRESGIPREELHVTTKVWNDDQGRERTLRAFDASVARLDVGPPDLYLIHWPCAGRGLYVETWQTLVGLREDGRVRSIGVSNFQPAHLTRIIEDSGVVPVLNQVELHPYLQQRALREHHARLGVATQAWAPLGAGNGVLEDPVIVSVARRHRVTPAQVVLRWHLDLGTLAIPKSVTPGRIRENVDVFGFELTDEDYRLVAGLDRGERVGPDPDVLGA, from the coding sequence ATGACCACGAGCGCTCCCACGCAGCCCCCGGTCCCGGACGTCGCGCTGCTCGACGGGACCGCGGTCCCGCAGCTCGGGCTCGGGGTGTACAAGGTCGACGACGAGGGCGCGCGCGACGCCGTGGCGACCGCGCTCGCCGCCGGGTACCGCCTCGTGGACACCGCGAGGCTCTACGGCAACGAGGTCGGCGTCGGGCGCGCGCTGCGGGAGTCGGGCATCCCGCGCGAGGAGCTCCACGTGACCACCAAGGTGTGGAACGACGACCAGGGGCGCGAGCGCACGCTGCGCGCGTTCGACGCCTCCGTCGCGCGGCTCGACGTCGGCCCCCCGGACCTGTACCTGATCCACTGGCCGTGCGCGGGCCGGGGCCTGTACGTCGAGACGTGGCAGACGCTCGTCGGGCTCCGGGAGGACGGTCGCGTGCGCTCGATCGGGGTCTCGAACTTCCAGCCCGCGCACCTGACCCGCATCATCGAGGACTCGGGTGTCGTGCCCGTGCTCAACCAGGTCGAGCTGCACCCGTACCTGCAGCAGCGTGCCCTGCGCGAGCACCACGCGCGGCTGGGCGTCGCGACGCAGGCGTGGGCGCCGCTCGGGGCCGGGAACGGCGTGCTCGAGGACCCGGTGATCGTGTCCGTCGCCCGGCGCCACCGCGTGACGCCCGCGCAGGTGGTGCTCCGCTGGCACCTCGACCTCGGCACGCTCGCGATCCCGAAGTCGGTGACGCCCGGGCGGATCCGGGAGAACGTCGACGTCTTCGGCTTCGAGCTCACCGACGAGGATTACCGGCTCGTCGCCGGGCTCGACCGAGGCGAGCGCGTCGGCCCGGACCCGGACGTCCTCGGCGCCTGA
- a CDS encoding YciI family protein: MSIFAVQYTYDERRDRQDAVRPEHRTYLRGLAEQGTLLASGPWADGAPGALLVFRTDDEATLDALLAADPFAREGLVASTTVRGWNVVIGGWPEPAPL; this comes from the coding sequence ATGTCGATCTTCGCCGTGCAGTACACCTATGACGAGCGCCGTGACCGGCAGGACGCCGTGCGCCCCGAGCACCGCACCTACCTGCGCGGGCTCGCGGAGCAGGGCACGCTGCTCGCCTCCGGGCCGTGGGCCGACGGCGCGCCGGGGGCGCTCCTCGTCTTCCGCACCGACGACGAGGCGACGCTCGACGCCCTGCTCGCCGCGGACCCGTTCGCGCGCGAGGGCCTCGTCGCGTCGACGACCGTGCGCGGCTGGAACGTCGTGATCGGCGGCTGGCCGGAGCCCGCACCCCTCTGA